One window from the genome of Macaca fascicularis isolate 582-1 chromosome 7, T2T-MFA8v1.1 encodes:
- the TLNRD1 gene encoding talin rod domain-containing protein 1, protein MASGSAGKPTGEAASPAPATAIGGTSSQPRKRLVSVCDHCKGKMQLVADLLLLSSEARPVLFEGPASSGAGAESFEQCRDTIIARTKGLSILTHDVQSQLNMGRFGEAGDSLVELGDLVVSLTECSAHAAYLAAVATPGAQPAQPGLVDRYRVTRCRHEVEQGCAVLRATPLADMTPQLLLEVSQGLSRNLKFLTDACALASDKSRDRFSREQFKLGVKCMSTSASALLACVREVKVAPSELARSRCALFSGPLVQAVSALVGFATEPQFLGRAAAVSAEGKAVQTAILGGAMSVVSACVLLTQCLRDLAQHPDGGAKMSDHRERLRNSACAVSEGCTLLSQALRERSSPRTLPPVNSNSVN, encoded by the coding sequence ATGGCTAGCGGCAGCGCCGGGAAGCCCACTGGCGAGGCGGCTTCTCCGGCTCCTGCGACCGCCATCGGCGGGACCAGCTCGCAGCCGCGGAAGAGGCTGGTATCCGTCTGCGATCACTGCAAGGGCAAGATGCAGCTGGTAGCCGACCTGCTGCTGCTGTCGAGCGAGGCGCGGCCAGTGCTCTTCGAGGGCCCTGCCTCCTCTGGTGCCGGCGCCGAGTCCTTCGAGCAGTGCCGGGACACCATCATCGCGCGCACCAAGGGGCTCTCCATCCTCACCCACGACGTGCAGAGCCAGCTCAACATGGGCCGCTTCGGGGAGGCGGGGGACAGCCTGGTGGAGCTGGGCGACCTGGTGGTGTCGCTGACCGAGTGCTCGGCCCACGCGGCCTATCTGGCGGCTGTGGCCACGCCGGGTGCCCAGCCGGCGCAGCCGGGCCTGGTGGACCGCTACCGCGTGACGCGCTGCCGCCATGAGGTGGAGCAGGGTTGCGCCGTGCTGCGCGCCACGCCGCTGGCCGACATGACGCCGCAGCTGCTGCTGGAGGTGTCGCAGGGCCTGTCGCGCAACCTCAAGTTCCTGACGGACGCGTGCGCCCTGGCCAGTGACAAGTCACGGGACCGCTTTTCGCGCGAGCAGTTCAAGCTGGGCGTCAAGTGCATGAGCACCAGCGCGTCGGCACTCCTGGCCTGCGTGCGCGAGGTGAAGGTGGCGCCCAGTGAGCTGGCGCGGAGCCGCTGCGCGCTGTTCAGCGGGCCCCTGGTGCAGGCAGTCAGCGCCCTAGTAGGCTTCGCCACCGAGCCGCAGTTCCTGGGTCGCGCGGCAGCTGTGAGCGCCGAGGGCAAGGCGGTGCAGACCGCCATCCTGGGCGGCGCCATGAGCGTGGTGTCGGCCTGCGTGCTCCTGACCCAGTGCCTCAGGGATCTGGCGCAGCACCCCGACGGGGGCGCCAAGATGTCGGACCACAGGGAGAGGCTGAGGAACTCGGCCTGCGCCGTGTCTGAAGGCTGCACCCTGCTATCTCAGGCTTTAAGGGAGAGGTCTTCGCCCAGGACTTTACCGCCAGTGAATTCCAATTCTGTGAATTAG